The proteins below come from a single Streptomyces tubercidicus genomic window:
- a CDS encoding GNAT family N-acetyltransferase gives MTTVDGMDYEFRTARPEDAEAIEALDGSFTTRTIFHVAVAEGGFTLREIPVDPPIHKVFPAEEADDGDSEGEGDGDGPTDAEDPNSRTFVAVGADGDLAGFAAVSYVPWNRRLVIDDIEVAPAHRGQGIGRALVGHAVEFARERGAGHIWLEVTNINAPAIHAYRHMGFAFCGLDTTLYNGTPSLGEHALYMSMPCP, from the coding sequence ATGACGACCGTTGACGGCATGGACTATGAATTCCGGACTGCCCGGCCTGAGGACGCCGAGGCGATTGAGGCGCTCGACGGGTCCTTCACCACCCGCACCATCTTTCACGTGGCCGTTGCCGAGGGCGGCTTCACCCTCCGGGAGATCCCGGTGGACCCGCCGATCCACAAGGTCTTCCCGGCGGAGGAGGCTGACGACGGTGACAGCGAGGGCGAGGGCGACGGCGACGGCCCCACGGACGCGGAAGATCCGAATAGCCGTACCTTCGTCGCCGTCGGGGCTGACGGTGACCTGGCGGGCTTTGCCGCGGTTTCCTATGTTCCGTGGAATCGGCGGCTGGTCATTGATGACATCGAGGTCGCTCCGGCCCATCGGGGCCAGGGCATCGGCCGCGCTCTGGTGGGGCACGCCGTCGAGTTCGCCCGTGAGCGCGGTGCCGGGCATATCTGGCTGGAAGTCACGAATATCAACGCCCCGGCGATCCATGCCTATCGGCACATGGGATTCGCCTTCTGCGGACTTGATACGACGCTCTACAACGGCACACCCTCATTGGGCGAACATGCCCTCTATATGAGCATGCCTTGCCCCTGA
- a CDS encoding helix-turn-helix transcriptional regulator, with protein MISASARLLRLVSLLAARPSWTCGELADRMAVTDRTVRRDIAKLRELGYTIESDPGPWGGYRLRAGARTPPLILDDEEALAVAIGLREAALSGALGGDQAALSALLKLRQVLPQRIADRLGEMDAAFVHTPRPDEPQITPGILLELAAACRRGERARLSYRDWEGKATARDVDPYRLVHTGRRWYFVARDVAQEEWRTFRADRVERLQPTGHPVELIDPPDPALLVSRSVSTGPYPLRTTIRLPMPMDQALRLIPSTVGAHRPEGPDATIVDIGGPDADGLATYLLSLATPLRVVSPEAVRQALLRRTQELLEDNANGQSGE; from the coding sequence GTGATCAGCGCATCCGCCCGCCTGCTGCGGTTGGTCTCCTTGCTGGCCGCCCGGCCGTCGTGGACCTGCGGTGAGCTGGCCGACCGGATGGCGGTCACCGACCGCACAGTGCGGCGGGACATCGCCAAACTCCGGGAACTCGGCTACACCATCGAGTCCGACCCCGGACCATGGGGCGGTTACCGCCTCCGGGCCGGAGCCCGGACGCCGCCGCTGATCCTCGATGACGAAGAAGCGCTCGCCGTCGCGATCGGGTTGCGCGAGGCGGCGCTGAGTGGCGCTCTCGGCGGCGACCAGGCCGCACTGTCGGCACTGCTGAAACTACGACAGGTACTGCCGCAGCGGATCGCGGACCGGCTGGGCGAGATGGACGCTGCCTTCGTGCATACCCCCAGACCCGACGAGCCACAGATCACGCCCGGCATACTGCTGGAACTGGCCGCCGCATGCCGCCGGGGCGAACGTGCCCGCCTGTCGTACCGCGACTGGGAAGGAAAGGCCACGGCCCGAGACGTCGACCCGTACCGCCTCGTCCACACGGGACGCCGGTGGTACTTCGTCGCCCGGGACGTGGCGCAGGAGGAATGGCGGACCTTCCGGGCCGACCGAGTCGAGCGACTTCAGCCCACCGGGCACCCGGTGGAGCTCATCGACCCGCCCGACCCGGCGCTGCTCGTCTCCCGCTCCGTCTCGACCGGCCCCTACCCGCTCCGTACGACGATCCGCCTCCCGATGCCCATGGACCAAGCCCTGAGGCTGATTCCGTCGACAGTCGGTGCCCACCGTCCCGAAGGCCCCGACGCCACGATCGTCGATATCGGTGGTCCCGACGCGGACGGGCTCGCCACATACCTCCTCAGCCTGGCCACACCCCTGAGGGTCGTGTCACCGGAGGCTGTACGGCAAGCCCTGCTACGCCGCACCCAGGAACTCCTGGAGGACAACGCGAACGGTCAGTCCGGGGAGTGA
- a CDS encoding VOC family protein has protein sequence MSTENTSAPTFRYSAVTFDCPDPAELARFYSEILGLPVILSTDHFVLLGQEGAAGLGFNYLADYRRPTWPDSSQEKQAHIELGVDDLDAAQTHLLSLGAAKPEFQPDPDRWRVLLDPAGHPFCISTLV, from the coding sequence ATGAGCACGGAAAACACCTCCGCACCTACGTTTCGCTACTCGGCGGTCACCTTCGACTGCCCGGACCCCGCGGAACTGGCCCGTTTCTACAGCGAGATCCTCGGCCTACCCGTGATCCTCTCCACGGACCACTTCGTCCTGCTCGGCCAGGAGGGAGCGGCCGGACTGGGCTTCAACTACCTGGCCGACTACCGCCGTCCCACCTGGCCGGACTCGTCCCAAGAGAAGCAGGCCCACATCGAGCTGGGCGTAGATGACCTGGATGCTGCCCAAACCCACCTGCTGTCCCTTGGAGCCGCCAAGCCCGAGTTCCAGCCGGACCCCGACCGGTGGCGGGTCCTACTGGACCCGGCAGGCCACCCGTTCTGCATCTCCACCCTGGTCTGA
- a CDS encoding ATP-grasp domain-containing protein — MILALSFHDDLHAIAVQHAVRARGDEFHILECDAVSGKTGLTWHLSGTPDGSGVPAAVPTSEGRTVPPAQAELLWWRRARADQQLTMSAAGSDGAGLGAQQVSLVNNDCRGALGGILAASFHGEWISPPEATDRASDKVYQLWVARQAGFRVPRTLITQSRDEVVDFTREVGRVIVKPVVGARGPSLYTRWIEDPQALPAESFAVCPATYQEYVPGRHHIRLNCFGERMFAALIETEELDWRPDLNVPITRWPVPPDLARLVRTVLDRLGLPMGVIDLKLTPGGEPVWLEVNPQGQFLFLEPLTGEPLTEHFADYLITTAATVNGERRR, encoded by the coding sequence ATGATCCTGGCCCTGTCTTTCCACGACGACCTTCACGCCATCGCGGTGCAGCACGCGGTGCGCGCCCGCGGCGACGAGTTCCACATTCTGGAGTGCGACGCGGTGAGCGGCAAAACCGGCCTGACCTGGCACCTGTCCGGGACGCCGGACGGCTCCGGCGTCCCGGCGGCGGTGCCGACGTCGGAGGGCCGGACGGTGCCCCCCGCGCAGGCGGAGCTGCTGTGGTGGCGCCGCGCGCGGGCGGACCAGCAGCTCACCATGTCCGCCGCCGGGTCGGACGGCGCGGGACTCGGCGCGCAGCAGGTCAGCCTGGTCAACAACGACTGCCGTGGAGCGCTGGGGGGCATTCTCGCTGCCTCCTTCCACGGCGAGTGGATCTCACCGCCGGAGGCGACCGACCGGGCGTCGGACAAGGTCTACCAGCTGTGGGTGGCCCGGCAGGCCGGCTTCCGTGTGCCGCGGACGCTGATCACGCAATCACGTGACGAGGTGGTGGACTTCACCCGCGAGGTCGGGCGGGTCATCGTCAAGCCCGTCGTGGGCGCGCGGGGCCCGTCCCTGTACACGCGGTGGATCGAGGACCCGCAGGCGCTGCCCGCGGAGTCCTTCGCGGTGTGCCCGGCGACGTATCAGGAGTACGTTCCGGGCCGGCACCACATCCGGCTCAACTGCTTCGGCGAGCGCATGTTCGCGGCGCTCATCGAGACGGAGGAACTGGACTGGCGCCCCGACCTCAACGTCCCGATCACGCGGTGGCCGGTCCCCCCGGACCTGGCCCGGCTGGTCCGTACGGTGCTCGACCGGTTGGGGCTGCCCATGGGCGTGATCGATCTCAAGCTCACACCGGGAGGTGAACCCGTCTGGCTGGAGGTCAACCCCCAGGGGCAGTTCCTCTTCCTGGAACCGCTCACCGGCGAACCGCTGACCGAGCACTTCGCCGACTACCTGATCACGACGGCCGCGACCGTCAACGGCGAACGCCGCCGCTGA
- a CDS encoding NAD(P)H-binding protein produces MRIAVTTPTGNVGRHVVATLIRAGVRPRVLLREPARLAPNVRDEVDAVQVDQYDADAVVAATEDVDALFWVDPTSGGDDPLAEYARATSSVVRAVTENRIGRVVFQSSVGAEKRHGAGEIDGLAHTETALDALGVDVTHLRCGYFFTNLELQLDALRAGTLQVILPLDQPMAWVAPRDIAEVAATRLLSPDWSGRCVQAVHGPMDLTWRRVAEILTAATGRQISVERITDDAMRTQLHQAGMPDGLVEAVVGMSTGLRENFVPEQRRTLQTTTPTTLAAWAYDHLRHQIAVAS; encoded by the coding sequence ATGCGCATCGCTGTCACCACCCCGACCGGCAATGTCGGCCGCCATGTCGTTGCCACTCTGATCCGCGCCGGGGTCCGCCCGCGCGTCCTGCTGCGCGAGCCCGCCCGGCTGGCTCCGAACGTACGGGACGAGGTGGATGCCGTGCAGGTCGACCAATACGATGCCGACGCGGTAGTGGCCGCCACCGAAGACGTTGACGCACTGTTCTGGGTGGACCCGACCAGCGGCGGCGACGATCCCCTTGCCGAGTACGCCCGCGCCACCAGCAGTGTGGTCCGCGCCGTCACCGAAAACCGGATCGGCCGCGTCGTCTTCCAAAGCAGCGTCGGCGCCGAGAAACGTCACGGTGCCGGCGAGATCGACGGCTTGGCACACACCGAAACCGCCCTGGATGCCCTGGGCGTCGATGTCACCCACCTCCGCTGCGGCTACTTCTTCACCAATCTTGAGCTGCAACTCGACGCCCTACGAGCCGGCACCCTCCAGGTGATCCTCCCGCTCGACCAGCCCATGGCCTGGGTGGCGCCTCGCGATATCGCCGAGGTCGCCGCCACCCGTCTGCTCTCTCCCGACTGGTCCGGACGCTGTGTGCAGGCAGTGCACGGGCCCATGGACCTCACCTGGCGACGGGTCGCCGAAATCCTCACCGCCGCCACCGGCCGGCAGATCAGCGTCGAACGGATCACGGATGACGCCATGCGTACCCAGCTCCACCAGGCCGGGATGCCCGATGGATTGGTAGAGGCCGTGGTCGGAATGTCGACCGGCCTACGCGAAAACTTCGTGCCCGAACAGCGCCGCACCCTCCAGACCACCACCCCGACCACCCTCGCCGCCTGGGCCTATGACCATCTCCGGCACCAGATCGCCGTCGCGTCGTAA
- a CDS encoding tetratricopeptide repeat protein: protein MTHENTTPHSVESIRRALRENDSAPYGPARNARAEELVALAETTGDRQLLLAALLELIDSYQFTSESGKTLVPFARLLRLWDERPADFTESALHQLHWQFKWIIYSLIGNPDVPLDAVRRWLPDMERHYRIAGHSLRPVRAAEFYLAQHVGDDALADRLLTEWTAADRDAMSDCLACELNEQGEWQAERGDDERAIATWSPVLDGEKSCAEQPHLILALSLVPLLRLGRLDEARRHHLRGYRTARGNGSLVPALARHIEFCALTGNEARGLEILAEHAAYLDSGEEPLSQLEILSAAALLLRRLVELGHADRPVPLPGGATVTTEQLLARTREAAHDLARRFDARNGTDRVSTRVSARMSGTPFTDRLPLGVRGARLADGSPARPRPVPQSAPVAEVAPVAAEADSDDLATLLAEARRLALAQHPDARAAWRTVAGTADRTGAELDPSARAEATYHAALDALDDPEAAIALFRRAAEQFEAAGEPGEGAAGRAGAAYTLAASGRTEEGLAELDAICGQLVTLHADGRATARQLTGALLSSARVRLGTLQTAPDPTDAEEALTDELRALLALAEEHRTEGSRMLSRTADISCVLGGLLAGGGDAPQAAELFARAVELYHEAAVPWFAAEAEARLAELSLSLRQPQQAEQAARAALDHGAGLFEPLGCAHLHLIRAEALAATGQDDNEVAEHALEATHWADEADGGAALGAWAQLVLGGALLRLRRFDEAASVLESALPDLQEHHHEGQVVQARWWLGECLVALGDHRQAGEHFLLAADIAKGWDAQRDHAVLAHLAGDALNGAGLNEQAAAAYTRAEELWGTLDRPQNAARAIRARAWLTLRTPGSGLPTALDVMTTAERLLTEAAAEATDDESRTALRTDLAGTHRQTAELLIRGCESEPDDDDDDGTAERTYEQALTYAEKPSPSSPPSATRPATTTPAPN from the coding sequence ATGACACACGAGAACACCACGCCGCACTCCGTCGAATCGATCCGCCGCGCCCTCCGGGAGAACGATTCCGCGCCCTACGGACCGGCCCGCAACGCCCGCGCCGAGGAACTCGTCGCCCTCGCCGAGACCACCGGCGACCGGCAGCTGCTGCTCGCAGCGCTGCTGGAACTGATCGACTCGTACCAGTTCACCTCGGAGAGCGGCAAGACACTGGTGCCGTTCGCACGACTGCTGCGCCTGTGGGACGAGCGTCCGGCGGACTTCACCGAGTCGGCCCTGCACCAGCTCCACTGGCAGTTCAAATGGATCATCTACAGCCTCATCGGTAACCCCGATGTCCCGCTGGACGCCGTCCGCCGCTGGCTGCCGGACATGGAGCGGCACTACCGCATCGCCGGGCATTCCCTGCGCCCGGTCCGCGCGGCCGAGTTCTACCTCGCCCAGCACGTCGGGGACGACGCCCTGGCCGACCGGCTGCTCACGGAGTGGACCGCCGCCGACCGCGACGCGATGAGCGACTGCCTGGCCTGCGAACTCAACGAGCAGGGCGAATGGCAGGCGGAGCGCGGAGACGACGAGCGTGCCATCGCCACCTGGTCACCCGTACTGGACGGGGAAAAGTCCTGCGCGGAGCAGCCTCATCTCATCCTCGCCCTGTCCCTGGTGCCGCTGCTGCGCCTCGGCCGGCTCGACGAGGCCCGCCGCCACCATCTGCGGGGCTACCGCACGGCCCGGGGCAACGGCAGCCTCGTACCCGCCCTTGCCCGCCATATCGAATTCTGCGCGCTGACCGGTAACGAGGCCCGTGGCCTGGAGATCCTCGCCGAGCACGCGGCGTATCTGGACAGCGGCGAGGAGCCGCTCTCCCAGCTGGAGATCCTGAGCGCGGCCGCCCTGCTGCTGCGCCGCCTGGTGGAACTCGGCCATGCCGACCGCCCCGTTCCCCTCCCGGGCGGCGCCACGGTCACCACGGAGCAGCTCCTGGCCCGTACCCGGGAAGCGGCCCACGACCTGGCCCGCCGCTTCGACGCGCGCAACGGCACGGACCGGGTCAGCACACGGGTGTCCGCGCGGATGAGCGGTACGCCGTTCACCGACCGGCTCCCCCTCGGAGTGCGCGGCGCCCGGCTCGCCGACGGTTCCCCGGCCCGTCCGCGGCCCGTGCCGCAGTCCGCGCCGGTGGCGGAGGTCGCCCCGGTGGCGGCGGAGGCCGACTCCGACGACCTCGCCACCCTGCTGGCCGAGGCCCGGCGCCTCGCCCTGGCCCAGCACCCGGACGCCCGTGCCGCGTGGCGGACGGTCGCCGGAACCGCGGACCGGACCGGCGCCGAACTGGACCCGTCCGCCCGCGCCGAGGCGACCTACCACGCCGCCCTCGACGCGCTCGACGACCCGGAGGCGGCCATCGCGCTGTTCCGCCGGGCCGCCGAGCAGTTCGAGGCCGCCGGTGAGCCCGGTGAGGGCGCGGCCGGCCGGGCCGGTGCCGCCTACACCCTGGCGGCCTCCGGTCGTACGGAAGAGGGCCTGGCTGAACTCGACGCGATCTGCGGCCAGTTGGTCACTTTGCATGCCGACGGGAGGGCCACCGCCCGGCAACTGACCGGCGCGCTCCTGTCTTCCGCCCGCGTCCGCCTGGGCACCCTCCAGACGGCACCGGACCCCACCGACGCCGAGGAAGCCCTCACCGACGAACTCCGCGCCCTGCTCGCCCTCGCCGAGGAACACCGCACCGAGGGCTCTCGGATGCTCTCCCGTACCGCCGATATCTCCTGCGTGCTGGGCGGTCTGCTCGCCGGGGGCGGCGACGCGCCGCAGGCCGCGGAGCTGTTCGCCCGCGCGGTGGAGCTGTACCACGAGGCCGCCGTCCCGTGGTTCGCCGCGGAGGCCGAGGCCCGGCTGGCCGAACTCTCCCTCTCACTGCGCCAACCGCAACAGGCCGAGCAGGCCGCCCGTGCCGCCCTCGACCACGGCGCCGGACTCTTCGAACCGCTCGGCTGCGCTCATCTCCACCTCATCCGCGCCGAGGCCCTGGCCGCCACCGGCCAGGACGACAACGAGGTGGCCGAGCACGCACTCGAAGCCACCCACTGGGCCGACGAGGCGGATGGCGGCGCAGCGCTCGGCGCCTGGGCGCAGCTCGTTCTCGGCGGCGCGCTGCTCCGACTCCGGCGCTTCGACGAGGCCGCCTCCGTCCTGGAAAGCGCGCTGCCGGACCTCCAGGAGCACCACCACGAAGGCCAGGTCGTACAGGCCCGCTGGTGGCTCGGCGAATGCCTGGTCGCGCTCGGCGACCACCGGCAGGCCGGCGAACACTTCCTGCTCGCGGCCGATATCGCCAAGGGCTGGGACGCACAGCGCGACCACGCCGTCCTCGCCCACCTCGCCGGTGACGCCCTCAACGGCGCCGGTCTGAACGAACAGGCCGCCGCTGCCTACACCCGCGCCGAGGAACTCTGGGGCACGCTCGACCGCCCCCAGAACGCGGCCCGCGCCATCCGCGCCCGCGCCTGGCTCACCCTGCGTACCCCCGGAAGCGGCCTGCCGACCGCCCTCGACGTCATGACCACCGCCGAACGCCTCCTCACCGAGGCCGCCGCCGAGGCAACAGACGACGAAAGCCGCACCGCACTCCGAACCGACCTCGCCGGCACCCACCGCCAAACCGCCGAACTCCTCATCCGCGGCTGCGAATCCGAGCCCGACGACGATGACGACGACGGCACGGCCGAGCGCACCTACGAACAAGCCCTCACCTACGCGGAAAAGCCATCACCCTCTTCGCCTCCCTCGGCGACCCGGCCCGCCACGACCACACCGGCGCCCAACTGA